In Prescottella soli, a genomic segment contains:
- a CDS encoding catalase, with translation MSNYTTDDSGIPVPSDQHSLTVGPDGPILLQDYYLIEKMAQFNRERVPERQPHAKGGGAFGTFEVTNDVSAYTKADLFQPGKKVEMLARFSTVAGERGSPDTWRDPRGFALKFYTEQGNFDLVGNNTPIFFVRDPMKFQDFIRSQKRRADNNLRDNDMQWDFWTLSPESAHQVTWLMGDRGIPRSWRHMNGYSSHTYMWVNATGERFWVKYHFKTDQGIEFLTQEEGDLMAATDTDYHMRDLWQAIDRGDYPTWTLKMQIMPYEEAKTYRFNPFDLTKVWPHGDYPLIDVGTMKLDRNPTDYHCEIEQAAFEPSNSVPGTGPSPDKMLLGRWFSYPDAHRYRIGSNYKELPVNSPHAAPLASYTKDGQLRHHNRGDPVYVPNSKGGPHADVDVSGESAGWFSDGEMVHQAYTLRKDDDDWGQAGTMVRKVLDDAARERLVSNIVGHLLKGVTEPVLVRAFEYWRNVDKDLGDRVEEGVRAGQA, from the coding sequence ATGTCGAACTACACAACCGACGACTCCGGAATCCCGGTACCGAGCGACCAACATTCGTTGACCGTCGGACCCGACGGGCCGATCCTGCTCCAGGACTACTACCTGATCGAGAAGATGGCCCAGTTCAACCGCGAACGCGTGCCCGAGCGGCAGCCGCACGCCAAGGGCGGCGGCGCGTTCGGCACCTTCGAGGTGACGAACGACGTGAGCGCCTACACCAAGGCCGACCTGTTCCAGCCCGGCAAGAAGGTCGAGATGCTGGCGCGCTTCTCCACGGTGGCGGGCGAGCGGGGCAGCCCGGACACGTGGCGCGACCCGCGCGGCTTCGCCCTGAAGTTCTACACCGAGCAGGGCAATTTCGACTTGGTCGGCAACAACACCCCGATCTTCTTCGTCCGCGATCCGATGAAGTTCCAGGACTTCATCCGGTCCCAGAAGCGGCGGGCCGACAACAATCTGCGCGACAACGACATGCAGTGGGACTTCTGGACGCTCTCCCCGGAGTCGGCACATCAGGTGACGTGGCTGATGGGTGACCGCGGGATCCCCCGCTCGTGGCGGCACATGAACGGGTATTCGAGCCACACCTACATGTGGGTCAACGCGACGGGCGAACGGTTCTGGGTGAAGTACCACTTCAAGACCGATCAGGGCATCGAGTTCCTCACCCAGGAGGAAGGCGACCTGATGGCCGCGACGGACACCGACTATCACATGCGGGATCTGTGGCAGGCCATCGACCGGGGCGACTACCCGACGTGGACGCTGAAGATGCAGATCATGCCGTACGAGGAGGCGAAGACCTACCGGTTCAACCCGTTCGACCTGACGAAGGTGTGGCCGCACGGGGACTACCCGCTGATCGACGTCGGCACCATGAAGCTCGATCGCAATCCCACCGACTACCACTGCGAGATCGAGCAGGCGGCGTTCGAACCGAGCAACTCGGTCCCCGGCACCGGCCCGAGCCCGGACAAGATGCTGCTGGGCCGTTGGTTCTCGTACCCGGACGCCCACCGCTACCGCATCGGCTCCAATTACAAGGAGCTGCCGGTCAATTCGCCGCACGCGGCGCCGCTGGCGTCGTACACCAAGGACGGGCAGCTGCGGCACCACAACCGCGGCGACCCGGTGTACGTGCCGAACTCGAAGGGCGGACCGCACGCCGACGTCGACGTGTCCGGCGAGTCGGCCGGCTGGTTCAGCGACGGCGAGATGGTTCACCAGGCGTACACGCTCCGCAAGGACGACGACGACTGGGGCCAGGCCGGCACGATGGTGCGCAAGGTGCTGGACGACGCGGCCCGTGAGCGACTGGTGTCCAACATCGTCGGGCATCTACTCAAGGGAGTCACCGAACCGGTCCTGGTGCGCGCGTTCGAATACTGGCGCAACGTCGACAAGGACCTGGGCGACCGGGTCGAGGAGGGGGTGCGCGCCGGGCAGGCGTGA
- a CDS encoding MaoC/PaaZ C-terminal domain-containing protein, whose protein sequence is MDEPFPAYREVAPHRYRETSGLYYEDFVPGDVFEHRPGRTVTDTDNIWMTLLTMNTQPVHFDAAYAERTEWGRLLVDSTLTLAILTGMSVRTVSAKVVANLGWDKVRATAPVFGGDTLYAESRVLAKRESRSRPTQGIVTVETTGRNQRGDVVMTFERTMLIHKRVGAPDADW, encoded by the coding sequence GTGGACGAACCGTTTCCCGCGTACCGCGAGGTGGCGCCGCACCGGTACCGCGAGACGTCCGGTCTGTACTACGAGGACTTCGTGCCCGGGGACGTGTTCGAGCACCGTCCGGGCCGGACCGTCACCGACACCGACAACATCTGGATGACGTTGCTGACCATGAACACTCAGCCGGTCCACTTCGACGCGGCCTACGCGGAGCGCACCGAGTGGGGCAGGCTGCTGGTCGATTCGACCCTCACGCTCGCGATCCTCACCGGCATGAGCGTCCGCACCGTGAGCGCGAAGGTGGTCGCGAATCTCGGCTGGGACAAGGTGCGCGCCACCGCGCCGGTGTTCGGCGGGGACACGCTGTACGCCGAGTCGAGGGTGCTGGCCAAACGGGAGTCGCGGAGCCGGCCCACCCAGGGCATCGTGACGGTCGAGACCACCGGCCGCAATCAGCGTGGCGACGTCGTGATGACCTTCGAGCGAACGATGTTGATCCACAAGCGCGTCGGCGCCCCGGACGCCGACTGGTGA
- a CDS encoding PQQ-binding-like beta-propeller repeat protein: protein MNRGIRNLLLAATTAAVTVAGAVVVAAHAGGDGTRKITGTVDAAPGLGWSVDAAAMYGRSFAEFRDPRNGSEYDWGDPGFVHANDVLVSVVGVSHGGMSLKSPAMVGIDAASGEVRWQSPADDLGGCTSVPVDGQLVCFTSPAATEPALVGFDLGTGEITRTPTDWMVFALAAVDDRLYVAEGNIEDDDVRLHAGTLADPDGQWSQPFAMGSVWEDDLTNALDVSHGQGVLTLGPDVAGFDLDSGRPTWTARLDGCSRATPSDGGVVVRFRTDCVGHRITGSDAVDRSGRTLASVDSEVAQPLSLDRPADDGIPLLLGDGAYDRRTGALLWTSPDLISAREADEYNANTTQGTAVAVAGDVAVLRDHGTKTTTGLDLRTGSRLWRHDDESLGTVDALDGNIVLTLGAEGIRAVDTRSGESPWETPFLAIDDDPDALSSNGMLASPQPGRYVYASARTMIGLRPLPR, encoded by the coding sequence GTGAATCGAGGGATCCGCAACCTGCTCCTGGCCGCCACGACGGCCGCCGTGACCGTCGCCGGTGCCGTTGTCGTCGCCGCGCACGCGGGAGGCGACGGCACCCGCAAGATCACCGGCACCGTCGATGCGGCCCCGGGGCTGGGGTGGTCGGTGGACGCGGCCGCGATGTACGGCCGGTCTTTCGCGGAGTTCCGCGACCCGCGTAACGGAAGCGAATATGACTGGGGTGATCCGGGATTCGTCCATGCCAACGACGTTCTGGTGTCGGTGGTCGGTGTCTCCCATGGCGGCATGAGCCTGAAGAGCCCGGCGATGGTCGGCATCGACGCGGCCAGCGGAGAGGTGCGCTGGCAGAGCCCGGCCGACGATCTCGGGGGATGCACGTCGGTTCCCGTCGACGGCCAGCTCGTGTGCTTCACGTCGCCGGCCGCGACCGAACCCGCGCTCGTCGGCTTCGACCTCGGCACGGGCGAGATCACCCGAACACCCACGGACTGGATGGTTTTCGCACTCGCTGCCGTGGACGATCGTTTGTACGTCGCGGAGGGAAACATCGAGGACGACGACGTCCGCCTCCACGCCGGAACTCTTGCCGATCCGGACGGACAGTGGTCGCAGCCCTTCGCGATGGGGTCTGTCTGGGAGGACGACCTGACCAACGCTCTGGACGTGTCGCACGGTCAGGGAGTGCTCACGCTCGGCCCGGATGTCGCCGGATTCGACCTCGACAGCGGACGACCCACCTGGACTGCGCGGTTGGACGGTTGCTCGCGCGCGACCCCGAGCGACGGCGGCGTGGTCGTCCGATTCCGCACCGACTGCGTCGGCCATCGGATCACCGGTTCCGATGCCGTCGATCGCAGCGGACGCACACTCGCCTCCGTCGACAGCGAAGTAGCACAGCCTCTTTCGCTCGACAGACCGGCCGACGATGGGATTCCGCTGCTGCTCGGCGACGGTGCGTACGATCGGCGAACCGGCGCACTGCTGTGGACCAGCCCCGACCTGATCTCCGCTCGTGAAGCCGACGAGTACAACGCGAACACCACCCAGGGCACCGCGGTCGCGGTGGCCGGGGACGTCGCAGTCCTGCGCGACCACGGCACGAAGACGACGACGGGACTCGACCTGCGCACCGGAAGCCGACTGTGGCGCCATGACGACGAATCCCTCGGGACCGTCGATGCCCTGGACGGAAATATCGTGCTGACGCTCGGCGCCGAGGGAATCCGTGCGGTCGACACTAGGAGTGGCGAATCACCCTGGGAAACCCCGTTCCTGGCGATCGACGACGATCCCGACGCCCTCTCCTCGAACGGCATGCTGGCGTCCCCGCAGCCGGGGCGCTACGTCTACGCCTCGGCCCGGACGATGATCGGGT